One genomic window of Psychrobacillus sp. INOP01 includes the following:
- a CDS encoding MerR family transcriptional regulator, which translates to MNSKQVAEMFDLSVDTLRYYERIGVIPPVTRDKNGYRNYQTGDLNWIFLAKSLRSAGLSIESLIEFATLAGLSDTQNVDDAQKQILVDQLEEIEKNIEKMKEVRALLQYKIDTYDDHLAKFKSGELTQDNVENLWEIKYYKKD; encoded by the coding sequence ATGAACAGTAAACAAGTTGCAGAAATGTTTGACTTATCGGTCGATACTCTTCGTTACTATGAACGTATCGGTGTAATACCACCAGTTACGCGTGATAAAAATGGTTATCGCAATTATCAAACCGGTGATTTGAATTGGATTTTTCTTGCAAAAAGTCTTCGTTCAGCAGGTTTATCTATTGAGTCATTGATTGAATTTGCTACACTTGCGGGGCTTAGTGACACCCAAAACGTGGATGATGCTCAAAAACAAATATTGGTAGACCAGTTGGAGGAAATTGAAAAAAATATAGAGAAAATGAAAGAAGTACGTGCTCTTTTGCAATATAAGATTGACACCTATGACGATCATTTAGCCAAGTTTAAAAGTGGTGAACTAACCCAAGATAATGTTGAGAACTTATGGGAGATAAAGTATTACAAAAAAGATTAG
- a CDS encoding IclR family transcriptional regulator, with translation MKQYEVATLKKGLLILDALREKDMTLTEVIQIFSFNKSTVFRLLYTLEIMGYVKKNDNSYSLTNKMGSLSTSFNSRANWLSVPPLYELSREVGETAYVGILYGTEVVTAQVVDGTHSMRAHSEVGDRAPVHLSALGKVILAFSDETKLVGILNELTLVQNTKNTFVDLHLLKEHLKVIRKQGYAVDDEETEIGLRCIAAPVIFEGNMISAVAIAGPALRLNKKFDKTFSKKLIQCSSRISKML, from the coding sequence TGAAAAAAGGACTTCTAATTTTAGATGCTTTGCGAGAAAAAGATATGACACTTACTGAAGTTATACAAATATTTTCATTTAATAAATCAACAGTTTTTCGTTTGTTATATACCCTTGAAATAATGGGCTATGTCAAAAAAAATGATAATTCCTATAGTCTTACTAATAAGATGGGATCTTTATCTACTTCCTTTAACTCTAGAGCAAATTGGTTATCAGTTCCACCTTTATATGAGTTGAGTAGAGAAGTTGGAGAAACAGCCTATGTTGGAATTCTTTATGGTACGGAAGTAGTTACCGCACAAGTTGTTGATGGCACTCATTCAATGAGGGCACACTCGGAGGTTGGTGACCGGGCCCCTGTACATTTAAGCGCTCTAGGAAAAGTCATATTAGCTTTTTCAGATGAAACCAAACTCGTAGGAATCCTTAATGAATTAACTTTAGTGCAAAATACAAAAAATACATTTGTAGACTTACACTTATTAAAAGAACACCTAAAGGTCATTCGTAAGCAAGGATACGCAGTAGATGACGAAGAGACGGAAATAGGTCTACGCTGTATTGCTGCTCCTGTCATCTTTGAGGGAAATATGATTTCAGCTGTTGCGATAGCTGGTCCAGCCCTTCGGTTAAATAAAAAATTTGATAAAACTTTTAGTAAAAAACTTATTCAATGTAGTTCGCGTATATCGAAAATGCTTTGA
- a CDS encoding DUF3231 family protein: MGILSGNPKDEPLHYGEVFGVWTNLATNNGLIAAYQTFINHTGDQDLAKLIEEFILSMKDENKQLEKILKVNGVGLPPAPPERPEARLEDIPPGARFYDPEISASLSMNVAAGLVASSQAMGMSIREDIGLMYGQFHLNKVQLGAKLLRLNKSKGWLVPPPLHVDFPDKQ; the protein is encoded by the coding sequence ATGGGAATATTAAGTGGAAATCCAAAAGATGAACCGTTACATTATGGTGAAGTGTTCGGTGTCTGGACAAATCTGGCTACAAACAATGGATTGATTGCTGCATATCAAACGTTTATTAACCACACTGGTGACCAAGATTTAGCAAAACTAATTGAAGAATTTATTCTCAGTATGAAAGACGAAAATAAGCAATTAGAAAAGATATTAAAAGTAAATGGCGTCGGGCTTCCTCCAGCACCACCTGAACGTCCGGAAGCTAGATTAGAGGACATTCCACCTGGTGCAAGATTTTACGATCCTGAAATCAGCGCTTCACTTTCAATGAATGTAGCTGCCGGTTTAGTTGCTTCCAGTCAAGCTATGGGAATGTCCATTAGAGAAGATATCGGTTTAATGTATGGTCAATTCCATCTGAATAAAGTTCAACTAGGTGCCAAATTGTTACGATTGAATAAAAGTAAAGGTTGGCTTGTTCCTCCACCACTACATGTAGACTTTCCAGATAAACAATAA
- a CDS encoding antibiotic biosynthesis monooxygenase — protein sequence MIVEHAILIIKEELVEEFIQTINEAFPILSSSEGYLSHKLLRNKENLTHFLLIVNWRNLEDHLDGFVGSPKFKKWDSILRRFYDNYPNVLHYTELKYE from the coding sequence ATGATTGTTGAACATGCCATTTTAATCATCAAAGAAGAGTTAGTGGAGGAATTTATACAAACAATTAACGAAGCATTCCCTATTTTAAGTAGCTCTGAGGGGTACTTATCTCACAAACTTCTTCGAAATAAGGAGAATCTAACTCATTTTTTACTCATTGTTAATTGGAGGAATTTAGAAGATCATCTAGATGGCTTTGTAGGGAGTCCAAAATTCAAAAAATGGGACTCGATACTTAGACGATTCTATGATAATTATCCAAATGTCTTGCACTATACAGAACTAAAATATGAATAA
- a CDS encoding flavodoxin family protein, whose translation MTIAIIYGGTRQNGNTDILTEHVIQGIDTERVYLRDYNILPIIDMRHSENGFQDRNDDYNLIIENILQHDILIFSTPIYWYSMSGIMKNFIDRWSQTLKDPKYPDFKDKMATKKVFVIAVGGDEPFIKGLPMIQQFKYIFDFIGIEFAGYILGNGNKPEDIYQDAGALLSAEELRKKIIE comes from the coding sequence ATGACAATCGCCATAATTTATGGAGGAACTAGACAAAATGGAAATACAGATATCCTGACAGAACATGTAATTCAAGGCATAGATACAGAGAGAGTATACTTAAGGGATTATAATATCCTGCCAATTATAGACATGAGACACTCCGAAAATGGGTTTCAAGATAGAAATGATGATTATAATTTAATTATAGAGAATATTCTCCAGCATGATATCTTAATATTTTCTACTCCGATTTATTGGTACAGTATGTCAGGAATTATGAAGAACTTTATTGATAGATGGTCCCAAACTTTAAAAGACCCTAAATATCCTGATTTCAAAGATAAAATGGCAACAAAAAAAGTATTTGTGATTGCAGTCGGAGGAGATGAACCATTCATAAAAGGACTGCCTATGATTCAACAATTTAAGTATATTTTTGATTTTATAGGAATCGAATTTGCGGGGTATATTCTTGGAAATGGGAACAAACCTGAAGACATCTATCAAGATGCAGGAGCATTACTATCAGCCGAGGAATTGCGGAAAAAAATAATTGAATGA
- a CDS encoding heme-degrading domain-containing protein produces the protein MNLQQLENVEKELQFETFTNEDALNLGMTLINYAKKNNKAVAIHIERNRVPIFTHLMDGTSEENVFWLYRKKRVVDHYNRSSHYIGARFEKLGTTHGESSLLQSSDYQAIGGSFPIRIKDIGVIGSVTVAGLTPQLDHDYAVEGVKRFLKK, from the coding sequence ATGAACTTACAACAACTAGAAAACGTTGAAAAGGAATTGCAGTTTGAAACATTTACTAATGAAGATGCTTTAAATCTTGGTATGACATTAATTAATTATGCAAAAAAAAATAATAAAGCTGTAGCTATTCATATTGAGCGTAATCGAGTACCTATATTCACCCATTTAATGGATGGTACTTCAGAAGAAAATGTATTTTGGCTATATCGAAAAAAACGCGTAGTGGATCATTACAACAGAAGCTCACATTATATTGGAGCGAGATTCGAAAAGCTAGGAACGACTCATGGTGAAAGCTCTCTTCTTCAATCATCTGATTATCAAGCGATAGGCGGTTCTTTCCCTATACGTATTAAAGACATAGGTGTAATTGGAAGTGTAACAGTAGCAGGACTTACACCTCAACTTGATCACGATTATGCTGTCGAGGGAGTAAAACGTTTCTTAAAGAAATAA
- a CDS encoding MFS transporter, whose protein sequence is MSIKVYIALFSLAISAFAIGTTEFVIVGLLQTVADDLSIPVTKAAALISGYAVAIAVGTPIVTAITGRIPKKGFLLILMMVFILGNAISSIAETYEVLMFSRIITAIAHGVFFAIATTVAADIVPENKKGTAISIMFTGLTVATIAGVPMGTYIGQQFGWRATFGAVAILGIIGLIVNVFAIDKVYRQTDPPTLKDVWQLVKNQRILLALLMTALGFGGTFSLFTYLAPILEKISGYSVGSISLLLLVYGVAVAIGNIVGGKMANQHPVKSLRFVFLLQGFVLLLQMILLPSKELSILSIILLGLFSFMMSPGVQAYIVMLAEKLVPSAKDIASALNISAFNVGIAAGSTLGGLAIDYLTYLDTAWVGAIMVAFAFLLSVLNYKFDKKQRLF, encoded by the coding sequence ATGTCAATAAAAGTATACATTGCATTATTTTCTTTGGCCATCAGTGCTTTTGCCATTGGAACAACCGAGTTCGTCATTGTAGGCTTACTTCAAACAGTTGCTGATGATCTATCTATTCCGGTGACAAAAGCTGCCGCTTTAATTTCTGGTTATGCAGTAGCAATTGCTGTTGGAACTCCAATTGTAACAGCAATTACAGGGCGTATTCCGAAAAAAGGATTTTTACTAATCTTAATGATGGTTTTCATTTTAGGTAACGCAATTTCGTCCATTGCAGAAACATATGAAGTATTAATGTTCTCACGAATTATTACTGCTATCGCACATGGTGTATTTTTTGCAATCGCAACTACAGTCGCTGCCGATATCGTACCAGAAAACAAAAAAGGTACAGCTATTTCAATTATGTTTACCGGATTAACAGTAGCAACTATAGCTGGTGTTCCAATGGGAACTTATATTGGACAACAGTTTGGCTGGCGCGCTACATTCGGTGCTGTAGCTATACTCGGCATTATTGGGCTAATCGTAAACGTATTTGCCATTGATAAAGTGTATAGACAGACAGATCCTCCTACTCTTAAAGATGTATGGCAACTTGTGAAAAATCAACGAATCCTACTAGCACTATTAATGACTGCATTAGGTTTTGGTGGAACTTTTTCGTTGTTTACCTACCTCGCTCCTATACTAGAAAAAATCAGTGGGTACTCAGTTGGATCTATTTCATTGCTGCTTTTAGTTTATGGAGTTGCCGTTGCCATTGGAAATATAGTGGGTGGGAAAATGGCCAATCAGCATCCAGTTAAATCATTACGCTTCGTCTTTTTACTTCAAGGGTTCGTACTTTTATTACAAATGATACTACTACCAAGTAAAGAATTAAGTATTTTATCTATTATTTTGTTAGGGTTATTTTCATTTATGATGTCTCCAGGAGTTCAAGCGTACATTGTAATGCTTGCTGAAAAATTGGTTCCTTCTGCAAAAGATATTGCATCTGCACTAAATATATCAGCCTTTAATGTAGGGATCGCTGCAGGATCTACCTTAGGTGGATTAGCAATAGACTATTTAACGTATTTAGATACTGCATGGGTTGGTGCGATAATGGTGGCATTCGCATTTCTTCTATCTGTACTGAATTATAAATTTGATAAAAAACAAAGATTATTTTAA
- a CDS encoding LysR family transcriptional regulator translates to MEIKQLITFKNAAENLNFTQTAKILNFAQSSVTAQIKSLEAEIGKPLFERLGKRLILTEAGQQFKLYAEKMIILSEEAVMVANGEDEPVGTLTIGAQESQCTYRLPPILKEFKAKFPNVKLVFRPANSDEMARRQLMEGILDVAFIMDTSRPEESLRVEKLIEEELKLVTSPNNAKNVLSLSDLKHETLLLTEAGCSYRRILEDSLNSKGVYPLDKIEFGSIEAIKQCVLAGLGVALLPKMVVEKDIKEGRMKVLPWNTSTTPLFTQIAWHKDKRITPPLEEFINLTRKTFLSK, encoded by the coding sequence ATGGAAATTAAACAATTGATAACTTTTAAAAATGCAGCAGAAAATTTGAATTTCACACAGACTGCAAAAATATTAAATTTTGCCCAATCAAGTGTAACAGCACAAATAAAATCTCTTGAGGCTGAAATAGGTAAGCCATTATTTGAGCGTTTAGGAAAACGGTTAATTTTAACTGAAGCCGGGCAACAGTTTAAACTATATGCTGAAAAGATGATCATACTTAGTGAAGAAGCAGTAATGGTAGCAAATGGCGAAGATGAACCAGTAGGTACTCTTACAATAGGGGCACAGGAAAGCCAGTGTACATACCGATTACCTCCAATTCTCAAAGAGTTTAAGGCAAAATTTCCAAACGTTAAGCTTGTTTTTAGACCCGCAAATTCCGACGAGATGGCAAGAAGGCAGTTAATGGAGGGTATTTTAGATGTTGCTTTTATTATGGACACAAGTAGGCCAGAAGAATCTTTAAGAGTAGAGAAGCTTATTGAGGAGGAGTTGAAATTGGTGACCTCGCCAAACAATGCAAAAAATGTGCTTTCGTTATCAGATCTTAAGCATGAAACACTTTTGTTAACAGAAGCTGGTTGTTCATATCGAAGAATATTGGAAGACTCTTTAAACTCAAAAGGAGTATATCCGTTAGATAAAATAGAATTTGGTAGTATAGAAGCAATCAAACAATGTGTATTAGCAGGACTAGGTGTGGCACTATTACCAAAAATGGTAGTTGAAAAAGACATTAAAGAGGGAAGAATGAAGGTATTACCATGGAATACTTCTACAACTCCACTTTTTACGCAGATTGCTTGGCACAAGGATAAACGCATAACACCTCCTTTGGAGGAATTTATTAATTTAACTCGTAAGACATTTTTATCTAAATGA
- a CDS encoding aldo/keto reductase: protein MKTVQLNNGVEIPILGFGVFQIPAEDTEQAVSDAIKAGYRHIDTAQSYMNEMEVGLGIKNSGVVREELFVTTKIWIENVSYDGVMNSFQGSLDRLGLDYIDLLLIHQPYNDVYGAWRAMEELHKEGKIRAIGISNFAADRAVDLALFNEVIPTINQIEINPFNQQTEALEALKAEGICAEAWAPFAEGKNNIFQNDILSEIGKKYNKSVAQVIVRWLVEQEIVVLAKTTKRERMAENIDIFDFSLTDEDKVTIATLNVGESQFFSHADPNMIKMLAQNKLGL, encoded by the coding sequence ATGAAAACTGTACAACTCAATAATGGTGTTGAAATTCCTATTTTAGGTTTTGGAGTATTTCAAATACCGGCAGAAGATACTGAACAAGCAGTGAGTGATGCCATCAAAGCGGGCTACAGACATATCGATACTGCACAATCTTATATGAATGAAATGGAAGTCGGCTTAGGAATTAAGAATTCAGGTGTAGTTCGTGAAGAGCTTTTTGTTACAACAAAGATATGGATTGAAAATGTATCGTATGACGGTGTAATGAACTCTTTCCAAGGTTCACTTGATCGTCTTGGCTTAGACTATATTGACTTATTACTTATACACCAACCTTACAATGATGTTTATGGGGCATGGCGCGCAATGGAAGAGCTTCATAAAGAAGGGAAAATTCGTGCTATTGGTATTTCAAACTTTGCAGCCGATCGTGCAGTGGATTTAGCATTATTCAATGAAGTGATCCCAACTATCAACCAAATTGAAATTAATCCATTCAACCAACAAACAGAAGCTCTTGAAGCACTAAAAGCTGAAGGGATTTGTGCAGAAGCATGGGCTCCATTTGCAGAAGGAAAAAATAACATTTTCCAAAATGATATTCTTAGTGAAATAGGTAAGAAATATAATAAGTCAGTTGCCCAAGTCATTGTACGTTGGCTTGTAGAACAAGAAATTGTAGTATTAGCAAAAACAACAAAACGAGAACGTATGGCAGAAAATATTGATATCTTTGACTTCAGTTTAACAGATGAAGACAAAGTAACTATTGCAACCTTGAATGTTGGAGAAAGCCAATTCTTCTCACATGCTGATCCAAATATGATTAAGATGCTTGCACAAAATAAATTAGGTTTATAA
- a CDS encoding carboxylesterase, with the protein MKKLGKYLQQNNYSCYAPLFSGHGLTAEELLTYRPSDWWQDVLNGYQLLKDEGFEKIAVIGLSLGGVFALKVGQELEINGVVTMSVPIHREATFLQKRVFHYAKGYKQFEGKNEEQINFEMKRFQNMSIDSLVEFQQLIDTTMDKLALLTSPIRILYGELDEPLYKESAEVIFQSVATNQKTMKGFPNSKHLMTLGTDINDVNQDILTFLNDLTW; encoded by the coding sequence ATGAAAAAGTTAGGGAAGTATCTGCAACAGAACAATTATTCTTGCTATGCACCATTATTCAGTGGACACGGTTTAACAGCAGAAGAACTTCTCACATATAGACCGTCAGATTGGTGGCAAGATGTACTGAACGGTTACCAGTTATTGAAGGATGAAGGTTTTGAAAAAATAGCTGTGATTGGTCTTTCTCTTGGTGGTGTGTTTGCATTAAAAGTTGGTCAAGAGTTGGAGATAAATGGTGTTGTGACAATGTCAGTGCCAATACATAGGGAAGCTACTTTTCTACAAAAGCGTGTCTTTCATTATGCAAAAGGATACAAACAATTTGAAGGGAAAAATGAAGAACAAATAAATTTTGAAATGAAACGTTTTCAAAATATGTCTATCGATTCATTAGTTGAGTTCCAACAGCTAATTGATACAACGATGGATAAATTAGCACTTTTAACGTCACCAATTCGTATATTATACGGTGAATTAGATGAACCATTGTATAAAGAGAGTGCAGAGGTAATTTTTCAAAGCGTTGCGACGAATCAAAAAACAATGAAGGGTTTCCCAAACTCTAAACATTTAATGACATTAGGCACGGACATTAACGACGTGAACCAAGATATTCTTACATTCTTAAATGATTTAACTTGGTAG